The sequence below is a genomic window from Anaerolineae bacterium.
AACGGCACCGTCCTGTACGTCAACAACCGCTTCACCGAGATGCTGGGTTACCAGGCTGCGGAGGTCCGCGGCCACATTGACCACCTGCTCGATACGCTGATGGTCTTTGAGGGCCGCGACGATCGCCGCCTGTGGCTGGCGCGGGTGATACAGGCGCTCCGCCAGCGCGGCATCTGGCACGGGGATGTGCGGTTGCGCCGCAAGAATGGGAGCGAGTTTGAGGCCAGCCTGACCGCCACGCTGGTCGGTGCGGTCGAATCCATGCCGCTATCGGTCGTCACCGTCGTGCGCGACGTCAGTCAGGAGCGCGCCCTGCAGGCCCAGAAGGATCGCTTTATCGCCAACGCCTCCCATGAACTGCGCACGCCCATCGCCAACCTCAAGACGCGCCTGTACCTGCTGCGTCGCCAGCCCCACAAGAAGGACGACCACCTGCAGGTGCTGGACTATGTGGCTGACCAGATGAGCGACCTGGTTGAGGAATTGCTGGATATCTCCCGTTTCGATCGCGGGGCGATCCGCCTGGAGCGCCAGCCGGTCGCCCTGCAGGCACTGGTTGAGAAGGTAGTCGATGTGCAACAGCCCACCGCCGCCCAGCAGGGTCTGACACTCACCACGCGCCTGCCGGAAGCGCCGCTGATCGCCAGCATCGATTCCAAACGGATAACCCAGGTGATCACCAATCTGGTGGTCAACGCCATGAACTACACCCCGGCGGGCGGGGCGATCACAGTCTCTGTCGCCAGGGAGGAAGACTCCGCCGTCATCCGGGTGCAGGACACCGGCATCGGCATCCCGGCGGAAGCGCTGCCGCACATCTTTGAGCCGTTTTTCCGCGTCAGCGAGGAAGTCGCCCGCGGGACCGGGCTGGGCCTGACCATCTCCCGCGAGATCGTCGATCTACATGGCGGTACGCTGACGGTCGAAAGCGAGGTTGGGCGCGGCAGCACCTTTACCGTCCGCCTGCCGCTGGAGCGTACAAAACAGGATGCGAATGACCCGCCGGAACAGTGATCCGGCTGCCACCGCACTGGGGATGCTTTCGCGCTGGCAGGGCTACAGAACCGCCTGCGCCACGGCGATGAAAGCGTTTGAGCGGGAGTGACATGCGCCAGTCATACCTCATTCCCGCTGATTTTTGGAGCAGGGTGGGATCAGGCTCGCAGACCTGAGTCCCTCGCACACAGGAAGGGTATCCTATGCCTGAAGTGATCTGCATTGGCGAACTGCTGATCGACTTTGTGGCCACGGAACGCAACGTCACGCTGGCCGAATCGCCCGGCTTCACCCGTGCGCCTGGTGGCGCGCCGGCCAATGTCGCCGTCGCCCTGCAACGGCTGGGTGTGCCCAGTGGCTTTGTGGGCAAGGTTGGCGATGATCCTTTTGGCGTCCTCCTGCGCAACACGCTGGCCCGCAACGGGGTGGATACCACCTACCTGCTTGTCGACCCCGAAGCCCGTACCACGGTGGTTTTCGTTGGCGTATGGGATGATGGCCGCAAAGAGATGTGCTTTTACCGCAACCCCGGCGCGGATATGCGCCTGCTGCCGGAAGAGATCACGCCGGACATCTTCGCCGGGGCGCGCTGCTTTCACTATGGTTCGATCACGTTGATCAACGAGCCGGGGGCCAGCGCCCAGCGCAAGGCGATCCGGCTGGCCCGCGAGCATGGCCTGATGCTCAGCTACGATCCCAACTACCGTCCTACCCTGTGGCCCGACGAGACCACCGCCCGCGCCGTGATCCAGGAGGCGTTTCAGTATGCCCACCTGGCCAAGATCAGCGAGGAAGAATGGGCGGTCGCCAGCGGCCACAACGATCTCGATGCCGGGATCGAGGCGGTGCTGGCCCGCGGACCGGAGTTGCTGGTGATCAGCCGGGGCAGCCGCGGGGCGCTGGCGACCAACGGCCGCTACCGGATCGAATTACCCGCCCTGACCGGCATCAACGTGGTGGAGACCACCGGCGCCGGCGACGGCTTCATGGCGGCCATGATCGCCCGCCTGCTGCCGGAACGCGAGAAATATGGCTCGCTGGCCCTGGTACCGGAGGAAACCGTCCGCGCGGCGCTGGCCTACGCCAACGCCGTTGGCGCGCTGACCTGCACCAAAGCGGGCGCAATCCCGGCGCTGCCCACACAGGCAGAGGTGGCCGCTTTTATGGCCGCGCGAGGGCTTGGGGCATAAGCCGGATAACAGGCAATCGCCAGGGTGGGCGTCGGAGGGCCGCGTCTACCAGCCCCCCGGCGGCTACGCTATAATCCCGGCCATGAGCACGATGGCAAGCGGGCAATACCACATCGGGATCAACGCTCACCTGCTCAGTGAGCAGGCCAGCTACCGCCGGGCGGGCATCCACGGCTATATCGCCAACACGCTGCGCTGCCTGCCTGATGCTGATCCTGACCTGCGCTATACGGTATTTGTCGGGGAAGCTGCGCCAGAAGCAGCTGACCGGATGCGGGTGCGGCGCTCGCGGTTGCCGACGGGCTGGCCGCCGGCTCGCATCCTGTGGGAACAAGCCGCGCTGCCCTGGCAACTCGGCGGGCTGGACCTGTTGCATGGGATGGCCTTTGTGACGCCGGTCCTGAGCCGCTGCCCGACCGTGGTCACCATCTATGATCTGAGCTTCGTGCGGTATCCCGACCGGCTTTCCACGGCACGCCGTCTGTACCTGCAACGCCTGACCGGTTATTCCGCCCGGCACGCCCGCCGGGTCATCGCCATCAGCGAAAGCACCGCCCGCGATATCGAAGCGCTGCTGGGCATCCCGCGGGAGCGGATCGACGTGGCCGTGCCCGGTGTGCAGGAGCGCTTCCAGCCGCTTCCGGCGGTGGAGGTGGCCGCCTTCCGGGAAAGGCAGGGCCTCCCGGCGCGCTTTTTGCTCTACCTGGGCACCCTGGAACCGCGCAAGAACCTGACCGTGCTCCTGTACGCCTATGCCCGCTTGCCGGAAGCGCTGCGCCGGGAAGCGCCGCTGATCCTGGTAGGCGGCAAGGGATGGGGGCTGAATGAGTTACGTGCCACTATTGTCCAGCTGGGGCTGGAGCAGCATGTCCGGCTGGAGGGGTACGCGCCGGATGATGACCTGCCGCTGTGGTACAACGCCGCGACAGCCTTCGTTTACCCATCCGTATATGAGGGCTGGGGGATGCCGGTTGTCGAGGCGCTGGCCTGTGGCACGCCGGCGATCGTATCGGCGGCCTCCAGCCTCCCAGAAGCCGTCGGAGATGGCGGGTTGGCGCTGCCGCCGCATGATATCGACGGCTGGGCGCAGGCGCTCGAACACGCCCTGACTAACACCGGCTGGCGCACCGCCGCCGCCGAACGGGGCCTGGTTCACGCCGCCGCTTTCACCTGGGAACAGACAGCGCGCGTCCACGCGGCCTGCTACCGCCGGGCGCTGGCTACCGGTTGAACAGATGAATTAGCAGGGTATCGCATGATCGATCACGAGCACATCGAACGCACGCTGGTGGTGAACTGGCCGGCCTGGTTGGCCCCGCTAATTGACCTGGGCCTGATCCTGGTCGCCTTCGGGCTGGCCTATGTCGCCCGCTACGACCTCCAGTTGTTACGCCCGCTGGATGAAGCTTTCCGCGCCCGCTTTGAGCCGTTTGTGCCATACGCCTTGCTCTTCGCCATTTCGCAGCTAGTGTCGATGCAGCAGCACAACCTGTACCGGCACGTACGCGGGCGTTCCTGGGGTGACGAACTGCTGGCCATCGCCAATGGCGCCACCAATACCCTGGTGCTGGTGATGGGCGTTAGCTTCCTGCTCCAGCCGCTGGTATTCTCCCGCCTGCTGCTGCTGTACGCAGGTGTGTTTGCGGTAGTGTTGCTCTCGCTGGCGCGGGCCGTCTACCGCGTGATCCGCGCTTACCAGCGGCAGCAGGGCATTGGTGTGGAACGGGTGCTGGTCGTTGGCGCGGGAGAGATCGGCCTGGCCGTGCTACGCAATATGCTGGCCCGCCCCGACCTGGGGTATCAGGTAGTCGGGTTTGTGGACCGCGACCCGGAGCGTGGCAGCGCCGATATTGGCCGCCTGCGCGGGCTGGGCGGGATCGATAACCTGCCGCGTCTCCTTGCCCAAGAGCAGGTCGATCTGGTGATTGTGACCCTGTCCTGGGAGCATCAGCGCGACATCCTG
It includes:
- a CDS encoding carbohydrate kinase; translation: MPEVICIGELLIDFVATERNVTLAESPGFTRAPGGAPANVAVALQRLGVPSGFVGKVGDDPFGVLLRNTLARNGVDTTYLLVDPEARTTVVFVGVWDDGRKEMCFYRNPGADMRLLPEEITPDIFAGARCFHYGSITLINEPGASAQRKAIRLAREHGLMLSYDPNYRPTLWPDETTARAVIQEAFQYAHLAKISEEEWAVASGHNDLDAGIEAVLARGPELLVISRGSRGALATNGRYRIELPALTGINVVETTGAGDGFMAAMIARLLPEREKYGSLALVPEETVRAALAYANAVGALTCTKAGAIPALPTQAEVAAFMAARGLGA
- a CDS encoding glycosyltransferase family 4 protein is translated as MSTMASGQYHIGINAHLLSEQASYRRAGIHGYIANTLRCLPDADPDLRYTVFVGEAAPEAADRMRVRRSRLPTGWPPARILWEQAALPWQLGGLDLLHGMAFVTPVLSRCPTVVTIYDLSFVRYPDRLSTARRLYLQRLTGYSARHARRVIAISESTARDIEALLGIPRERIDVAVPGVQERFQPLPAVEVAAFRERQGLPARFLLYLGTLEPRKNLTVLLYAYARLPEALRREAPLILVGGKGWGLNELRATIVQLGLEQHVRLEGYAPDDDLPLWYNAATAFVYPSVYEGWGMPVVEALACGTPAIVSAASSLPEAVGDGGLALPPHDIDGWAQALEHALTNTGWRTAAAERGLVHAAAFTWEQTARVHAACYRRALATG